The proteins below are encoded in one region of Fibrella aestuarina BUZ 2:
- a CDS encoding SusD/RagB family nutrient-binding outer membrane lipoprotein, giving the protein MKINKLLVVSACLLMALGCTQSMDDLLHDPEAVTTATSGSFLNTAILNGVNVGLSRSHRLNHELMQVTVSLTDGQFHRYVLIPSESDYLWNNYYLTLTNVQDMYDRARATNNRNHMAVAMTVRAWLFQNLTDTYGDVPYFQALKGYPEYQITPKFDPQAQIYADLVAKLDTANALYDITKPFSPGTDALFAAEQSTTNMAKWKRFTNSLRLRLLMRGEAKSPEFQQQIRTMLADPTRYPLMTAVDQSAALKFTAVTPLLNPFADDRDYDFNGSNAFAEYFINTLNSWQDPRLAVWATSVSGKFVGVPSGYSLGDSPKVSAIASSRLNKTLKTSPLLGTIMQYAETEFLLAEAALKGYSSDSPKDHYEKGIRASMAYWGATMPTDFLTRKGVAYSGTLEQLITQKYISLFFTEMQQWAEYRRTGFPVLPKGPGLENNGQLPMRLTYPLSVQSLNKQSYDEATARIGGDNINAKIWWAK; this is encoded by the coding sequence ATGAAAATAAACAAACTACTGGTAGTGAGCGCCTGCCTGCTGATGGCACTCGGGTGCACCCAATCGATGGATGACCTGCTGCACGACCCGGAAGCCGTAACGACGGCCACCTCGGGCAGCTTTCTGAACACGGCCATCCTTAACGGCGTCAACGTAGGGCTGAGCCGCAGCCACCGCCTCAACCACGAACTGATGCAGGTGACGGTCTCACTGACCGATGGACAGTTTCACCGCTACGTGCTGATTCCCAGCGAGTCGGATTACCTCTGGAACAACTACTACCTCACGCTCACCAACGTGCAGGATATGTACGACCGTGCCCGGGCGACAAACAACCGCAACCACATGGCGGTGGCCATGACGGTGCGGGCCTGGCTCTTTCAAAACCTGACCGACACCTACGGCGATGTGCCTTATTTCCAGGCCCTAAAAGGCTACCCCGAGTACCAGATCACGCCGAAGTTCGATCCGCAGGCGCAGATTTACGCCGATCTGGTGGCGAAGCTCGACACGGCCAACGCGCTCTACGACATCACGAAACCGTTTTCGCCCGGCACCGACGCCCTCTTTGCGGCCGAGCAGAGCACGACCAACATGGCCAAGTGGAAGCGGTTCACCAACTCACTGCGGCTGCGGCTGCTGATGCGAGGTGAGGCCAAATCGCCCGAGTTTCAGCAACAGATCCGGACCATGCTGGCCGACCCGACCCGGTATCCGCTGATGACGGCTGTCGACCAGAGTGCCGCTCTGAAATTTACGGCCGTTACGCCCCTGCTCAATCCCTTCGCCGACGACCGTGACTATGACTTCAACGGCTCAAATGCCTTCGCTGAGTATTTCATCAATACCCTCAACAGCTGGCAGGACCCGCGCCTGGCCGTCTGGGCAACGAGCGTGAGCGGCAAGTTTGTGGGCGTACCGAGTGGCTATTCGCTGGGTGATTCGCCGAAGGTGAGTGCCATCGCGTCGTCGCGGCTCAACAAGACGCTGAAAACGTCGCCGCTGCTGGGCACCATCATGCAATACGCCGAAACCGAGTTTCTGCTGGCCGAAGCCGCCCTGAAAGGCTACTCGTCGGATTCACCGAAAGACCACTACGAAAAAGGCATCCGGGCGTCGATGGCCTACTGGGGTGCGACCATGCCGACCGATTTCCTGACGCGTAAGGGTGTCGCCTACAGCGGCACGCTGGAACAGCTCATCACGCAGAAGTACATCAGCCTGTTTTTTACCGAAATGCAACAGTGGGCCGAATACCGCCGGACGGGCTTCCCGGTGCTTCCCAAGGGCCCCGGCCTCGAGAACAACGGCCAGCTACCAATGCGCCTGACGTACCCGCTGTCGGTACAATCGCTCAACAAACAAAGCTACGACGAGGCCACTGCCCGGATCGGGGGCGACAACATCAACGCCAAAATCTGGTGGGCCAAGTAA
- a CDS encoding calcineurin-like phosphoesterase C-terminal domain-containing protein has product MLNRRTFLKQIGWSGAALSSAPVAIAQPNVPAEAGTRLTGRVVSAGKGLANVAVTDGYTVTKTDKNGAYQLTAATGAEFVYISLPSGYAFPHDNGTARFFQPITAKTGTVTANFTLDKLPVDDTRHQFVVWADTQMISKKDAEQLKAESAPDLHELVATYPAGSLFHGIGCGDLVWDHFDLYADYKEAIGSTGIPFFNVIGNHDLDLDARTDDYSARTFKQQFGPTYYSFNRGQVHYVMLDDVFFIGTAKKYIGYLTENQLHWLEQDLALVKPGSTVVVSLHIPTQTGHARRNKLKDDELGGSVSNRNQLYQLLKPFKTHIMSGHTHVNEKWEADNVIEHVHGTVCGAWWTGPICSDGTPSGYGVYEVDGGDIRWYYKSTGKPRTHQVRIYEKGRVKEAPDQLAVNVWNWDPKWKIEWLEDGVLKGQLAPQVALDPWAVELYAGPQLPKKHKFVDPTLTDHLFFISPSANAREITVRATDRFGTVYTERMPLV; this is encoded by the coding sequence ATGCTCAATCGACGTACTTTCTTAAAGCAGATCGGCTGGTCCGGGGCGGCACTCTCGTCGGCCCCGGTCGCCATCGCCCAACCCAACGTACCGGCCGAAGCCGGCACCCGCCTGACCGGTCGGGTGGTATCGGCCGGTAAAGGCCTCGCCAACGTCGCCGTGACGGATGGCTACACCGTGACGAAAACCGACAAGAACGGGGCGTATCAACTGACCGCCGCGACCGGTGCCGAGTTTGTCTACATCAGCCTGCCCTCGGGCTACGCATTCCCGCACGACAACGGCACGGCGCGTTTTTTTCAGCCCATCACGGCCAAAACCGGAACTGTCACCGCCAATTTTACGCTGGACAAACTCCCGGTCGACGATACCCGGCATCAGTTTGTGGTCTGGGCTGACACCCAGATGATTTCCAAAAAAGACGCCGAACAGCTCAAGGCGGAGTCGGCCCCCGATCTGCACGAACTGGTGGCAACGTACCCAGCGGGATCGCTCTTTCACGGCATTGGCTGCGGCGACCTCGTCTGGGATCATTTTGACCTGTATGCCGACTACAAGGAAGCCATCGGCTCGACCGGGATTCCATTTTTCAACGTCATTGGGAACCACGATCTTGATCTAGACGCCCGCACCGACGACTACTCAGCCCGGACCTTCAAGCAGCAGTTTGGCCCGACGTATTATTCCTTCAACCGGGGGCAGGTGCACTATGTGATGCTCGACGACGTGTTCTTCATCGGCACGGCGAAAAAGTACATTGGCTACCTCACCGAAAACCAACTGCACTGGCTCGAACAGGACCTGGCTCTGGTAAAACCCGGCTCGACGGTGGTCGTTAGCCTGCACATTCCGACGCAGACGGGTCATGCCCGGCGCAATAAGTTGAAAGATGATGAACTGGGCGGGTCGGTGTCGAATCGGAACCAGCTGTATCAGTTGCTGAAGCCGTTTAAGACGCACATCATGTCGGGCCACACCCACGTCAACGAGAAGTGGGAGGCCGACAACGTCATCGAGCACGTGCACGGTACGGTTTGCGGCGCCTGGTGGACGGGCCCCATTTGCAGCGATGGCACGCCCAGCGGCTACGGCGTCTATGAAGTAGATGGGGGCGACATTCGCTGGTATTACAAATCGACGGGGAAGCCGCGTACGCATCAGGTACGTATCTACGAAAAAGGGCGAGTGAAAGAAGCGCCCGATCAACTGGCCGTGAACGTTTGGAACTGGGATCCCAAATGGAAAATTGAATGGCTGGAAGATGGCGTACTCAAAGGCCAGTTGGCGCCGCAGGTGGCGCTCGACCCCTGGGCCGTGGAGTTGTACGCCGGGCCGCAACTACCCAAAAAACACAAGTTTGTCGATCCGACGCTGACCGATCACCTGTTCTTCATCAGCCCGTCGGCCAACGCCCGGGAAATCACCGTTCGGGCGACCGACCGCTTCGGTACAGTGTACACGGAACGGATGCCACTGGTGTAA
- a CDS encoding Crp/Fnr family transcriptional regulator: MHAIIDHLIELCPQAWTRQLLDMGSYVYQPADADARLYLIEKGLVKIGSLGASGERILYDLLQPGELFGDLDYIDDAEFFEFAQAATPLSVLAIDRTAFRRAVRLDPVLADWFQQTLVRRWHRAETRLLHRSSVPVDGRIRFLEEQYSARVTDAHYHLHRPFDLLSLQEVGDLVGATRQTVSRKLKHRLVLAM; the protein is encoded by the coding sequence ATGCACGCTATCATTGACCACCTGATCGAACTGTGTCCACAGGCCTGGACCCGCCAACTGCTCGACATGGGGAGCTACGTGTACCAGCCCGCTGACGCCGACGCGCGCCTCTACCTGATCGAGAAAGGCCTGGTTAAGATCGGTAGCCTGGGGGCGTCGGGTGAACGAATCCTCTACGACCTGCTGCAACCGGGCGAGCTGTTCGGCGATCTGGATTACATCGACGATGCCGAGTTTTTTGAGTTTGCCCAGGCCGCTACGCCGCTGTCGGTGCTGGCGATCGACCGCACCGCGTTCCGGCGGGCCGTTCGCCTGGACCCCGTGCTGGCCGACTGGTTTCAGCAAACGCTCGTCCGGCGCTGGCATCGGGCCGAAACGAGGCTGCTGCATCGAAGCAGCGTACCCGTCGATGGGCGCATTCGTTTCCTGGAAGAGCAGTACTCGGCCCGAGTTACCGATGCCCACTATCACCTGCACCGCCCCTTCGATCTGCTCTCGTTGCAGGAGGTGGGTGATCTTGTTGGGGCCACGCGGCAAACCGTTTCGCGCAAGCTGAAGCACCGACTGGTGCTGGCGATGTGA
- a CDS encoding TonB-dependent receptor, with product MNQQSPFFFTSVRYVAALFALLLTSIAWGQATDATVTGTVRDKAGQVLPGVTVQLRNEATGFKTGTATGADGRFSMQQLPLGGPYTITFSYVGYTPQSQTGYQLNQADRVTVNATMSETDQQLQEVVVAASSLKNRTDRLGASTAITADNIAKLPVFNRSFTNLLALSPLSNGTSIGGQLASSTNFLIDGASARNNLTSGALGSGPFSLSLEAIREFEIVANEYDVTKGRQGGGTVSAVTKSGTNTVTGTAFTYYNADGLSSPRDIRGNVRTANFTRFQYGFSLGGPIIKDKLHYFVALDRQTESAPFYIADIRTDADANALGISKAVLDSVITIGRQKYGLSNTQQVGEFSRETVANTLFTRLDWQLNAKHTLTLRNNFSNWNNPNSNNDNSSINLFEVYGGFKSLENSTLLSLRSTFKPTLINELKVQYQTATRNYEANSQLPSANIPRAIVTVNSILPNGRNSSTSVQLGGQRFTPERNLENQLQLVNTLYLNKDRYNVTFGTDNTLTYLDTYISNEQNGRFIFNNMRDFANLNPSRYAREVPINGIPSVQQYVLNASLFGQVQFKPRADMDLQAGLRWDLTSYLTKGDYNSVVERELGLRTDANPTDWNNIQPRVQLTWNPGNKNRDIIRVGAGAFSAYVINYAQVNNIQNSGTKVASIDVTRPTNASQPNLVPRPDFVSYRNDPSTAPGIPAGASYVSTINLNDPNFQVPTIYKANVSYNHFFSDNVRIGANLLYAKTVNNYVYLDRNLVDQPYFTLANEANRGVFVPANTIATNSGQTNNVLGRKTQAVGRTLMLTNGAKLQTLTFVLDGEIRLPRNGSLAFSYTWNDARDNTSYNGNVANTSTFRPIKSDPRDLSDINYSDNQFRHKLVAFGSSPSVAGIVLSVRFTGMGGSRYSLVVDGDINGDFVGGPGTDNDLAFVFDPNNPEVPQSIRTSMQKVLDNPDNLAAGAIRNSIGKIFDRNGGENGFYGTFDVRLAKTFRTFNKQQLALSVDVFNFANLLGQVLDGVTTRGAEATSRRNWGGNFNLVNQTLLTPTGFNATTRQYTYRVNENVGTTQKQGTPYSVQLGARYSF from the coding sequence ATGAACCAACAGTCTCCTTTCTTTTTTACCTCCGTCAGGTACGTTGCCGCCCTGTTTGCGCTGCTGCTGACAAGCATCGCCTGGGGGCAGGCAACCGACGCCACCGTGACGGGTACCGTCCGCGATAAGGCCGGCCAAGTACTACCGGGCGTTACGGTGCAGCTTCGCAACGAAGCGACCGGGTTTAAAACCGGCACAGCGACGGGTGCCGACGGCCGGTTCTCGATGCAGCAGCTGCCGCTGGGCGGGCCGTATACGATCACGTTTTCGTACGTCGGCTACACGCCCCAGAGTCAGACCGGTTACCAGCTCAATCAAGCCGACCGCGTCACCGTCAACGCGACGATGAGCGAAACCGACCAGCAATTGCAGGAAGTGGTCGTGGCAGCCAGCAGCCTGAAAAACCGGACCGACCGGCTGGGGGCTTCGACCGCCATTACCGCCGACAACATCGCCAAGCTGCCCGTATTCAACCGCAGCTTCACCAACCTGCTGGCTCTGTCGCCGCTGAGCAACGGCACCAGCATTGGCGGGCAACTCGCCTCCTCCACCAACTTCCTTATCGACGGAGCCAGTGCGCGGAATAACCTGACGAGCGGGGCGCTGGGCAGCGGGCCTTTTTCGCTCTCGCTCGAAGCCATCCGCGAGTTTGAGATCGTCGCCAATGAGTACGACGTTACGAAAGGGCGGCAAGGCGGCGGTACGGTCAGCGCGGTGACCAAATCGGGCACCAACACCGTGACCGGCACCGCTTTTACGTATTATAATGCCGACGGCCTGTCGAGCCCGCGCGATATTCGGGGCAATGTCCGTACGGCCAATTTTACCCGCTTTCAGTACGGGTTTTCGTTGGGCGGACCGATCATCAAAGACAAACTGCACTACTTCGTGGCGCTCGACCGGCAAACCGAATCGGCTCCGTTTTACATCGCCGATATCCGCACCGACGCTGATGCCAACGCGCTGGGTATCAGCAAGGCGGTGCTCGACAGTGTGATTACGATTGGTCGCCAAAAATACGGCCTGAGCAACACGCAGCAGGTGGGCGAATTCAGCCGCGAGACGGTGGCCAATACGCTGTTTACTCGCCTCGACTGGCAGTTGAATGCCAAGCACACGCTGACGCTGCGCAACAATTTCAGCAACTGGAACAACCCCAACAGCAACAACGACAACTCGTCGATCAACCTGTTTGAGGTGTATGGCGGGTTCAAATCGCTGGAAAACAGCACGCTGCTCTCGCTTCGGTCCACGTTTAAGCCAACGCTGATCAACGAACTGAAGGTGCAGTATCAGACCGCGACGCGCAACTACGAGGCCAACAGCCAGCTTCCCTCGGCCAACATTCCCCGGGCTATTGTCACGGTCAACTCGATACTGCCAAACGGGCGCAACTCGAGTACGTCGGTGCAGTTGGGCGGGCAGCGGTTCACGCCGGAGCGCAACCTCGAAAACCAGCTTCAACTGGTCAACACACTATATCTGAACAAGGACCGCTACAACGTTACGTTTGGTACCGATAACACGCTAACGTACCTGGATACGTACATTTCCAACGAGCAGAACGGTCGGTTTATCTTCAACAACATGCGCGATTTTGCCAACCTGAACCCCTCGCGCTACGCCCGCGAAGTGCCCATCAACGGCATTCCGTCGGTGCAGCAGTACGTGCTGAACGCGTCGCTGTTTGGGCAGGTCCAGTTTAAACCTCGGGCCGACATGGACCTACAGGCGGGTCTGCGCTGGGACCTGACGAGCTACCTGACCAAAGGCGACTACAACTCGGTTGTTGAGCGCGAGCTTGGCCTGCGTACCGACGCCAACCCGACCGACTGGAACAACATTCAGCCTCGCGTGCAATTGACCTGGAACCCCGGCAACAAAAACCGCGACATCATCCGGGTAGGGGCGGGGGCATTCTCGGCCTATGTCATCAACTACGCGCAGGTGAACAACATCCAGAACAGCGGCACCAAAGTAGCGTCGATCGACGTGACGCGCCCGACTAACGCCAGCCAGCCGAATCTGGTGCCGCGGCCGGATTTTGTGTCGTACCGCAACGACCCCAGCACGGCACCGGGTATTCCCGCCGGAGCCAGCTATGTGTCGACGATCAACCTGAACGATCCGAACTTCCAGGTGCCGACGATCTACAAAGCCAACGTGTCGTACAACCACTTCTTCAGCGACAACGTGCGGATCGGGGCCAACCTGCTCTACGCGAAAACGGTCAACAACTACGTCTATCTTGATCGGAATCTGGTCGATCAGCCGTATTTCACGCTGGCCAACGAAGCCAACCGGGGCGTATTCGTACCGGCCAATACGATTGCCACCAACAGCGGGCAGACCAACAACGTGCTGGGCCGTAAGACGCAGGCCGTGGGCCGGACGCTGATGCTCACCAACGGCGCGAAACTACAAACGCTGACGTTTGTGCTCGACGGGGAAATTCGCCTGCCGCGCAATGGGTCGCTGGCCTTCAGCTATACCTGGAACGACGCCCGCGATAATACGTCGTACAACGGCAACGTGGCCAATACGTCGACGTTCCGGCCCATCAAGAGCGACCCGCGCGACCTGTCTGACATCAACTATTCTGACAATCAGTTCCGGCATAAGCTGGTCGCCTTCGGGTCGTCACCGTCGGTAGCGGGGATCGTGCTGAGCGTGCGGTTTACGGGTATGGGTGGTTCGCGCTACTCGCTGGTGGTTGACGGCGATATCAACGGCGATTTTGTGGGTGGCCCCGGTACCGACAACGACCTCGCCTTTGTATTCGACCCCAACAACCCCGAAGTGCCGCAAAGCATCCGGACGTCGATGCAGAAGGTGCTCGACAACCCCGACAACCTGGCTGCTGGCGCGATCCGCAACAGCATCGGCAAAATCTTCGACCGGAACGGCGGCGAAAACGGCTTCTACGGCACCTTCGATGTGCGGCTGGCCAAGACGTTCCGTACGTTCAACAAACAGCAACTGGCCCTCAGTGTCGACGTGTTCAATTTCGCCAACCTGCTCGGTCAGGTACTCGACGGGGTTACCACCCGCGGTGCCGAAGCGACCTCACGGCGCAACTGGGGCGGCAACTTTAACCTGGTCAACCAGACGCTGCTGACGCCCACGGGCTTCAACGCCACCACGCGGCAGTACACTTACCGCGTCAACGAAAACGTGGGTACTACCCAGAAACAGGGCACGCCCTATTCGGTACAGCTAGGGGCCCGGTATTCGTTCTAG
- a CDS encoding TlpA disulfide reductase family protein, with translation MKKSIGVGLLLLTLSASAQTTPFVLHGRLDQSPAKWIYLKYVDRTGEEKLDSAQITQGAFIFTGQLSQPTKALIKTNRTIIPDEENLNIALIFLEPTTMQVKAVHNQFRSLTLKGSKTHDEFNRLTALHAPYLKQYFSLRERSAQLAKQSPQTGDGDSRQSQQDSINQAIVANAVAKRLVSYRFIEDNPNSWASAYELDFFKSTWPVDSVRRLYGRLNPNIQESLIGQRIAEKITMLDQANTAVGTIAADFSAIDASGHPIRLADYKGRYVLLDFWGSWCAPCRAGNPHLRKLYQAYRQKGIEFIGIACEDKPVAWRTAIEKDSIGVWKHILDTEMKGDRVVGSQKSIARKYAVDSFPTKVLIDPKGVIVGRYNGGNDSQLDEKLKDVLGN, from the coding sequence ATGAAAAAGAGTATTGGAGTTGGGTTGCTTCTCTTGACGCTAAGTGCCTCAGCGCAAACGACCCCATTTGTCCTTCACGGGCGGCTCGATCAGTCACCGGCTAAATGGATCTATCTGAAGTACGTCGACCGTACTGGTGAAGAAAAGCTCGATAGCGCTCAGATCACCCAAGGCGCCTTTATATTCACAGGACAACTGAGCCAACCCACCAAAGCTCTTATCAAGACCAATCGGACGATCATTCCTGATGAAGAGAATCTGAATATTGCCCTGATTTTCCTGGAGCCGACCACCATGCAGGTAAAGGCAGTCCACAATCAATTTAGAAGCCTCACCCTGAAGGGGTCGAAAACCCACGATGAGTTCAATCGGTTAACTGCACTTCACGCGCCATACCTGAAACAGTACTTTTCGCTTCGGGAACGTTCAGCCCAACTGGCCAAGCAGAGTCCCCAAACCGGCGATGGCGATAGCCGACAGAGCCAGCAAGATTCGATCAATCAGGCAATTGTAGCCAACGCTGTGGCCAAGCGGTTGGTCAGTTATCGTTTTATAGAGGATAATCCTAATTCCTGGGCCAGCGCTTATGAACTGGACTTTTTTAAATCGACCTGGCCCGTTGATTCCGTTCGTCGGCTCTATGGTCGTTTGAATCCCAACATTCAGGAGAGCCTTATTGGACAGCGTATCGCGGAAAAAATCACCATGCTTGACCAAGCCAATACGGCCGTTGGAACCATAGCGGCTGATTTTTCGGCCATCGACGCAAGTGGACACCCAATCCGGCTAGCTGATTACAAAGGCCGCTACGTATTACTGGATTTTTGGGGTAGCTGGTGCGCTCCCTGCCGGGCTGGCAACCCGCATTTGCGGAAGCTGTATCAGGCCTATCGCCAGAAAGGAATCGAGTTTATTGGTATTGCCTGCGAGGATAAGCCTGTAGCCTGGCGAACAGCCATTGAAAAAGATAGCATTGGCGTTTGGAAACACATTCTGGATACAGAGATGAAAGGAGACAGGGTGGTTGGTAGTCAGAAGAGCATTGCCAGAAAGTATGCCGTCGATTCGTTTCCGACTAAGGTCTTAATCGACCCCAAAGGAGTTATCGTTGGTCGGTACAATGGTGGAAACGACAGTCAGTTGGATGAGAAGCTCAAAGACGTTTTAGGCAACTGA
- a CDS encoding glycosyl hydrolase-related protein, which translates to MKKRYLFLLLMVACSALEAQPVNRLYIANDDHTDYMWTANEATYDSAFVHMLDFYLHQIDSTRNSPADFQARFNCDGSYWLRAYQKFRSPAQFGRLIAAIKSGHISSPLNTLVNTYGAQPTEAVLRGMYYAGSLERTHSLRFRLAQTMENNTIPLGLSALWAGSGAKYSYKGIGGYGSQMTYEYRDNRRHQLYRYAGLDGSGVLMKWYTYNEKTAAPLGGYAECRLFPKKRPAGVSQTEEISRVIAKLDALCDTVSPTSTYPFRVAGAFGYGWDDLETYVSNPFIQAARNATNATRKVRVSNEEDFFDDVARSYPNLAAESVSYGNEWDLYCASMNETTARVRRSTEKLRAAEALASLVALKNPGFARQLTPARDLAWESFGMYWEHNWTADGPVKQPVRATWQNKIQRQITSYVDSLFRRSVDALGAQLKRAANPRFFVFNPLGWTRTDVADLAYTGTYPVRIIDASTKQEVASQLITKGGRRFLRIWAENIPSVGYKVFELTPGTPATRPVAATVSGEYITNSDYRLRLSPSGAITDIQDRKANGRQLVKPLDGKYANDLGVGDVNAGSPVVAENVGPVSVTLKAVSPLPIPHTVRVTLFVSGRNAGAGPSRIEIEDSLQANFKDVKTWTFSFSLTNPTTHHEELGAILTAKKETQGGHYAAQNARLDWQTFNHFADLSEPTYGRAAYGRAAYGITLSNVDCSFFKLGQSTIDSLWGSSPQLHALAGGQVDTKREDKGALGIRGQNGETGFLYQFALTTHASSFDPVNALRFSLEHQNPLVTGLVTGTADTYPALTFSLLKISDPKVLLWGVKPSEDGIGQGLITRLWNVPGQATTARLTASSPIGKAWQTSHIETNERLLTPTGRQLQLRFRPTQLNTYRLLLTN; encoded by the coding sequence ATGAAAAAAAGGTACCTGTTTCTTCTGTTAATGGTGGCTTGTTCAGCATTAGAGGCTCAGCCTGTCAACCGTCTATACATCGCCAACGACGACCATACCGATTACATGTGGACGGCGAATGAAGCCACGTATGACTCGGCGTTTGTGCACATGCTCGACTTCTACCTGCACCAGATCGACTCGACCCGCAATAGCCCCGCCGACTTTCAGGCGCGCTTCAACTGCGACGGGAGCTACTGGCTGCGGGCATACCAGAAGTTCCGCTCGCCAGCCCAGTTCGGTCGGCTGATCGCTGCCATCAAATCAGGGCATATCAGCAGCCCGCTCAATACGCTGGTAAACACCTACGGCGCACAACCGACGGAAGCCGTACTGCGCGGGATGTATTACGCCGGTAGTCTGGAACGTACCCATAGCCTTCGGTTCAGACTGGCGCAGACGATGGAAAACAACACCATCCCGCTGGGTCTGAGCGCACTCTGGGCAGGGTCGGGCGCTAAATACAGCTATAAGGGCATTGGTGGTTACGGCAGTCAGATGACCTACGAATACCGCGACAACCGCCGCCACCAACTCTACCGCTACGCCGGTCTCGACGGGTCGGGCGTGCTGATGAAATGGTATACGTACAACGAAAAAACAGCCGCCCCGCTCGGGGGCTATGCCGAATGCCGACTGTTTCCGAAAAAGAGGCCTGCGGGTGTCAGTCAGACCGAAGAAATCAGCCGGGTTATTGCCAAACTGGATGCCTTGTGCGACACGGTCTCCCCCACATCAACGTACCCGTTCAGGGTAGCGGGGGCGTTTGGCTACGGCTGGGACGATCTGGAAACGTACGTCTCAAACCCGTTTATCCAGGCCGCCCGCAACGCCACCAACGCCACTCGAAAAGTACGGGTATCGAACGAAGAAGATTTCTTTGACGACGTAGCCCGCAGCTACCCCAACCTCGCGGCCGAATCGGTAAGCTACGGCAACGAATGGGACCTGTACTGTGCGTCGATGAACGAAACCACCGCGCGGGTACGTCGGTCGACCGAGAAGCTGCGGGCGGCAGAGGCGCTTGCCTCACTGGTGGCGCTAAAGAACCCCGGTTTCGCCCGTCAGCTTACCCCCGCCCGAGACCTGGCCTGGGAGTCATTTGGGATGTACTGGGAACACAACTGGACCGCCGACGGGCCCGTGAAACAGCCGGTCCGGGCCACCTGGCAAAACAAGATTCAGCGACAGATCACCAGCTACGTCGATTCACTGTTCAGGCGCTCCGTCGACGCGTTGGGTGCTCAACTCAAACGAGCAGCGAATCCACGATTCTTCGTCTTCAACCCCCTTGGCTGGACCCGTACCGACGTTGCCGATCTGGCTTACACAGGTACGTACCCGGTTCGGATCATCGATGCGTCGACGAAGCAGGAAGTAGCCAGTCAGCTAATCACCAAAGGCGGGCGTCGGTTTTTGCGCATCTGGGCCGAAAACATCCCGTCGGTTGGCTACAAAGTGTTTGAGCTAACGCCCGGAACGCCCGCCACCCGGCCTGTCGCCGCGACGGTTTCGGGCGAGTACATCACCAACAGCGATTACCGACTGCGGCTCAGCCCATCGGGCGCTATTACGGACATTCAGGATCGTAAGGCCAACGGGCGACAACTGGTAAAGCCCCTCGACGGCAAATACGCGAACGATCTGGGCGTGGGGGACGTCAACGCGGGCAGTCCCGTCGTTGCCGAAAACGTGGGGCCGGTGTCGGTCACGCTGAAAGCGGTTTCGCCGCTTCCCATACCCCACACGGTGCGGGTAACCCTGTTTGTCAGCGGCCGCAACGCCGGAGCGGGTCCGTCCCGCATCGAGATCGAAGACAGCCTTCAGGCCAATTTCAAAGACGTAAAAACGTGGACCTTTTCGTTCAGCCTGACCAACCCGACAACGCACCACGAAGAGCTGGGCGCTATTCTGACGGCCAAAAAGGAGACGCAGGGGGGGCACTACGCCGCCCAGAACGCCCGACTCGACTGGCAAACGTTCAACCACTTTGCTGACCTGAGCGAACCTACGTACGGTCGGGCCGCGTACGGTCGGGCCGCGTACGGGATTACGCTCTCCAACGTCGATTGCAGCTTCTTCAAGCTTGGCCAGAGCACTATCGATTCCCTGTGGGGTAGCTCGCCACAACTTCATGCACTGGCCGGGGGGCAGGTCGATACCAAGCGCGAAGACAAAGGCGCGTTGGGTATTCGGGGACAAAACGGCGAAACGGGCTTTCTGTACCAATTCGCACTCACTACCCATGCAAGCAGTTTTGACCCGGTCAACGCGTTGAGATTTTCGCTCGAACATCAGAACCCACTCGTGACCGGGCTCGTCACCGGCACGGCAGACACGTACCCAGCCCTAACGTTTTCGCTGTTAAAAATCAGCGACCCCAAAGTGCTACTCTGGGGCGTAAAACCCAGCGAAGACGGCATCGGGCAGGGGCTGATTACCCGCCTCTGGAACGTACCCGGACAGGCCACCACCGCCCGGCTGACGGCATCCAGCCCGATCGGTAAGGCCTGGCAAACGTCGCATATCGAAACCAATGAACGCCTGTTAACACCAACAGGCAGGCAGTTGCAGCTCCGGTTCAGGCCAACGCAACTCAATACGTATCGTCTCCTGCTCACAAACTGA